A genomic window from Carassius auratus strain Wakin chromosome 45, ASM336829v1, whole genome shotgun sequence includes:
- the LOC113063186 gene encoding LOW QUALITY PROTEIN: carbohydrate sulfotransferase 14-like (The sequence of the model RefSeq protein was modified relative to this genomic sequence to represent the inferred CDS: inserted 1 base in 1 codon) — MPPRKKEHGIKRASGSLVHFRPSVSASTVRRHSAVVPSVLTFAVIVASGGLLLMIEKGMLNSVQTPPPRASGKKVEYRARNSDAAVDVESQIVQEIRNRTIRSMCGQKNMPHSVWSLSPLQRKTLLQHILVNDKHRFLYCYIPKVACSNWKRVMKVLSGALANVDVKVKMDHRADLVFLSDFPPEEIRHRLRHYFKFMFVREPMARLLSAYRNKFGEIEAYQRKYGAEIIRRYRKGYAKDKKXAGNDVTFTEFVRYLLDEDPERMNEHWMPIYNLCQPCAVEYDFIGSYERLESDATYILERVGAPQHVRFPERQTWYKPVTKETLHYYLCTVPQKFLKELLPKYILDFSLFGYPLPNTTTEYCRH, encoded by the exons ATGCCGCCTCGCAAGAAGGAGCACGGGATTAAACGAGCGAGCGGATCCCTGGTCCACTTCAGACCGTCCGTGAGCGCGTCCACCGTTCGCCGACACTCCGCCGTCGTTCCTTCGGTGCTGACGTTCGCCGTGATCGTGGCATCCGGAGGCCTGTTGCTCATGATAGAGAAGGGAATGCTGAACAGCGTGCAGACTCCGCCGCCACGCGCCAGCGGGAAGAAAGTGGAATACCGAGCGAGGAATAGCGACGCAGCGGTGGACGTGGAGTCTCAG ATTGTACAAGAGATTCGCAATCGCACCATAAGATCGATGTGTGGTCAGAAGAACATGCCTCACAGTGTGTGGTCTCTCAGTCCCCTGCAGAGGAAGACTCTCCTCCAGCACATACTTGTAAACGACAAGCATCGCTTCCTGTACTGCTACATCCCCAAAGTGGCCTGTTCCAACTGGAAGCGAGTGATGAAGGTACTGAGTGGGGCTCTGGCCAATGTAGACGTCAAAGTGAAGATGGACCATCGTGCTGATTTAGTCTTTCTTTCTGACTTTCCGCCCGAAGAGATTCGTCATCGACTAcgacattattttaaattcatgttCGTGCGAGAGCCGATGGCACGCTTGCTTTCAGCCTATCGCAACAAGTTTGGTGAAATTGAGGCTTATCAGCGGAAATACGGTGCAGAGATCATACGTCGCTATAGAAAAGGCTACGCAAAGGATAAAA TAGCAGGAAATGACGTGACCTTCACAGAGTTTGTGCGTTATTTGCTCGATGAAGACCCGGAGCGGATGAACGAACACTGGATGCCCATTTACAACCTGTGCCAACCCTGCGCCGTAGAATATGACTTCATTGGCTCGTACGAAAGGCTGGAAAGTGACGCCACTTACATTTTGGAACGTGTCGGAGCGCCGCAACATGTGCGTTTCCCTGAACGCCAGACGTGGTACAAACCCGTCACCAAAGAAACGCTGCATTATTACCTATGCACTGTGCCACAGAAGTTTCTCAAAGAGCTCCTGCCCAAGTATATTTTGGACTTCTCTCTGTTCGGCTATCCTTTACCCAACACAACCACTGAATACTGTAGACATTAA